CCCCGGGCGAAACTGATTTTGAGGACCCTCACCATACCTCAATGTCAGGAGATTGCGCAGGAGGCTTTTAATTTTCGAACTGCCCTGGAGGTAAAAAGATTTTTAAACCGGATGGTGCGGAGGAAGTTCCCGGGTATCGAGGAGTTGATAAGATGAATGATATGTACCGGATAATCTATACTTTACCTGATCAGATCGTGGAAGCGATAAGTATTTTCCAGTGCGCCTGGAGTGATATCACACCTCCAGTTAATTTGGGACAAAATTGTCGTCGAATATTGATATGTGGCATGGGCGGCTCTGGAATCAGTGGAGATCTTTTATCCGTTCTTTATCCAGACCTGGAGATTCTGGTTAACAAGGATTATCAAATTCCTGAATATATCGATGATAAGAGTATCGCCATCCTCATCAGTTATTCCGGTAATACCGAAGAGACTCTTTATAACTATAAAATCTTGAAAAAGCGAGGTATTCCGATGGTGCTCATTTCCTCCAATGGCAAACTCTTAAAAAATAAAGCACTGCTGAAGATAAAAATTCCTCCAGGTTTCCCTCCCCGCGGTGCCTTAGGGTATCTTTTTACACCGCTTCCCCTTTTTTTATACCGGATTGGTTTGATTGAGAAAAATCCTATCTTTGCCCTTTCCCGGCTCTCAATTTTTTTAAAGAAGCACGCGCCGTTTTTAGATAAGAAGGGAAGGGATTTAGCCGTAAAGATTTTTAAAAAATTTCCCATCATCTATGCTGATTCTCCTGCTTTTTTTGTTGTTGCCCGAAGGTGGCAGTGTCAGTTAAATGAAAACGCAAAAATCCTGTCCCACATCAATACCATCCCTGAGATGAATCATAATGAAATTGTTGGTTTGGGAAGACCATGGTGCAAAGATGTAATAGTTTTCTTCCTCAATGATCCAAACGCCTTTTTACGTAATCGAATAAGAGTAAAGATAATCAAAGAGATTATCTCCCGGGAAATCAAAGGGCTAAAATATTATGATATCACTCCTGAAGGCCGAAATTTATTGGAGCAGATATTCTGGGCGATTATGCTCGGTGATTTTTTAAGCTATCATCTCGCAAGACTGATTAAAATCGATCCCTTGCCGGTAGCAAGAATTGATTATTTAAAAAAGCGATTATCCCTTCTTTAATGTAAATTCGTATTGCCGGACCACCCAGACCCGGACGAATCTATCTCTTTGTTTCGCCGGAGTGAATCTGGAATTCTTAGCAGCGGTTACGGCTGCTTCATCGAGCATACCGTTGCCACTTGATTTGAGAATCACCACTTCTATAACCTTGCCATCGATATCCACAAGCATTTTGACTACGGTTTTCCCTTCAATGCCCGCTTTGATTGCCAGGGGAGGATAAATAGGTGCGGGCATCTCCAAGGGTTGTGGTTTTATTTCAACTTTATAGTATGGCATTATTTCAATCTCCGGACCAGCCGGGCTTGCTGGAATGAAATTTTCTACTAATTCAGAGGATGTTATCGTGGTCATACCATTTTCATTTCCCACGGCTGGGATTGCAACAGGTGGAGGTTGGGGGCGAGTTTCGTTATCGATAACCTCTACTTCTTTATCAATGACCATTGTTATTTCGTTAATCAATCCCACCATTTCTTGTTTCCGTTTGTAGGGTTCAGGTTCGGCATAAGGGAGGGCGAGAAAAAGAACGATCAATATCCCGATAGCAATGAGAAAACTAGTTCTCAGGTAAATTCCATACATCTTTTTATGGTCGCGCATTTTTACCTCCTTGCACTATAATATACCATCT
The sequence above is drawn from the candidate division WOR-3 bacterium genome and encodes:
- a CDS encoding bifunctional phosphoglucose/phosphomannose isomerase produces the protein MNDMYRIIYTLPDQIVEAISIFQCAWSDITPPVNLGQNCRRILICGMGGSGISGDLLSVLYPDLEILVNKDYQIPEYIDDKSIAILISYSGNTEETLYNYKILKKRGIPMVLISSNGKLLKNKALLKIKIPPGFPPRGALGYLFTPLPLFLYRIGLIEKNPIFALSRLSIFLKKHAPFLDKKGRDLAVKIFKKFPIIYADSPAFFVVARRWQCQLNENAKILSHINTIPEMNHNEIVGLGRPWCKDVIVFFLNDPNAFLRNRIRVKIIKEIISREIKGLKYYDITPEGRNLLEQIFWAIMLGDFLSYHLARLIKIDPLPVARIDYLKKRLSLL
- a CDS encoding energy transducer TonB — protein: MRDHKKMYGIYLRTSFLIAIGILIVLFLALPYAEPEPYKRKQEMVGLINEITMVIDKEVEVIDNETRPQPPPVAIPAVGNENGMTTITSSELVENFIPASPAGPEIEIMPYYKVEIKPQPLEMPAPIYPPLAIKAGIEGKTVVKMLVDIDGKVIEVVILKSSGNGMLDEAAVTAAKNSRFTPAKQRDRFVRVWVVRQYEFTLKKG